In Zingiber officinale cultivar Zhangliang chromosome 3B, Zo_v1.1, whole genome shotgun sequence, a single window of DNA contains:
- the LOC122054890 gene encoding agamous-like MADS-box protein AGL61, with protein MMPIRKRKTSMGRQKIEIKRIESEEARQVCFSKRRAGLFKKANELSVLCGAHLAVIVFSPAGKPFSFGHPSVDSVLDRFLPSSAHPTPPPPRPPPLSFHDPRVMTVAAASLVPELDRQYVELAERLEGERRRKEVLEAALLAQRGDFARLMQSSLEELGMAELERLQAALDRLRWDAGRRVDQLLTEAQIRKLMLAGDVGSVGGGAYLGGGFIAAAAPPPQGGNNIDMQAIPAPGQAPAGFGYGYGSSS; from the coding sequence ATGATGCCAATAAGGAAGAGGAAGACGAGCATGGGCCGACAAAAGATCGAGATTAAGCGGATCGAGAGCGAGGAGGCACGTCAAGTGTGCTTCTCCAAGCGCCGCGCCGGACTCTTCAAGAAGGCCAACGAGCTCTCCGTCCTCTGCGGGGCTCACCTTGCCGTCATCGTCTTCTCCCCCGCCGGCAAACCCTTCTCCTTTGGCCACCCCTCGGTCGACTCTGTTCTTGACCGCTTCCTACCCTCGTCGGCCCACcctactcctcctcctcctcgtcctcctcctctctcgTTCCACGACCCCCGTGTGATGACCGTCGCTGCCGCCTCGCTGGTCCCCGAGCTCGACCGGCAGTACGTGGAGCTGGCTGAGCGATTGGAGGGAGAGCGGCGGAGGAAAGAGGTGCTGGAGGCCGCGCTTCTAGCGCAAAGGGGTGACTTTGCCAGGCTCATGCAGTCCAGCTTGGAGGAGCTGGGCATGGCGGAGTTGGAGAGACTGCAGGCCGCGCTAGATAGGCTGCGTTGGGACGCAGGGAGGAGGGTGGACCAGCTGCTGACCGAGGCGCAGATCAGGAAACTAATGTTGGCCGGCGATGTTGGCAGTGTCGGCGGTGGAGCATATCTTGGTGGAGGATTCATTGCTGCGGCGGCGCCGCCGCCGCAGGGTGGCAATAATATTGATATGCAGGCGATTCCTGCGCCGGGTCAGGCTCCGGCTGGATTTGGTTATGGCTACGGATCTTCTAGTTAA